Proteins encoded together in one Balaenoptera ricei isolate mBalRic1 chromosome 2, mBalRic1.hap2, whole genome shotgun sequence window:
- the GPX2 gene encoding glutathione peroxidase 2, with amino-acid sequence MAYIAKSFYDLSAISLDGEKVDFNTFRGRAVLIENVASLUGTTTRDFTQLNELQCRFPRRLVVLGFPCNQFGHQENCQNEEILNSLKYVRPGGGFQPTFTLIQKCDVNGQNEHPVFTYLKDKLPYPYDDPFSLMTDPKFIIWSPVHRSDVSWNFEKFLIGPEGEPFRRYSRTFPTINIEPDIKRLLKVAI; translated from the exons ATGGCTTACATTGCCAAGTCCTTCTACGACCTCAGTGCTATCAGCCTGGATGGGGAGAAGGTAGATTTCAATACATTCCGAGGCAGGGCAGTGCTGATTGAGAACGTGGCCTCGCTCTGAGGCACAACCACCCGGGACTTCACCCAACTCAACGAGCTGCAATGCCGCTTTCCCAGACGCCTGGTGGTTCTTGGCTTCCCTTGCAACCAATTTGGACATCAG GAGAACTGTCAGAATGAGGAGATCCTGAACAGCCTCAAGTACGTCCGCCCTGGGGGTGGATTCCAGCCCACCTTTACCCTTATCCAAAAGTGTGACGTGAATGGTCAGAATGAGCATCCTGTCTTCACCTACCTGAAGGATAAGCTCCCCTACCCTTACGACGACCCGTTTTCCCTCATGACCGATCCCAAGTTCATCATTTGGAGCCCTGTGCACCGCTCAGACGTGTCTTGGAACTTTGAGAAGTTCCTCATCGGGCCAGAGGGGGAACCCTTTCGGCGCTACAGCCGCACCTTCCCAACCATCAACATCGAGCCCGACATCAAGCGCCTCCTCAAAGTTGCCATATAA